A DNA window from Mucilaginibacter xinganensis contains the following coding sequences:
- a CDS encoding DUF4249 domain-containing protein: protein MKNWKILLAGIILSVGCKKPYNPQVINSPKSYLVVEGVINTNDVSTIKVSKTVNLTSSVTTNPVQAALTIECDNGNSYSLTEINEGVYQLSGVILDNTRKFRLRITTIDDHKQYLSDYEQAKTAPPIDSIGFIVGNNKLQLYANTHDANNATHYYRFDYVETWKFHSKYDSGYISDGSAIVPRTADQQIYFCFANNASSTILLGSSAKLTQDVIFQAPLTSVESTSEKIELRYSILVHEYALTEKAYKFWDNLKKNTEQLGSIFDAEPTQLIGNIHNTADAAEPVIGYISAGTVTSKRIFISSEQLPQTWLPAYPYDCALDSAWYDNPKSHLNQVAAYLIPRIEIPVTPYFANGSISPVGYLATGIECVDCTLRGSKQQPVFWK, encoded by the coding sequence ATGAAAAATTGGAAGATATTATTAGCAGGAATCATACTATCTGTGGGGTGTAAAAAGCCATATAACCCACAGGTTATAAACTCGCCTAAAAGTTACCTGGTGGTTGAAGGGGTTATTAACACGAATGATGTAAGCACCATTAAAGTAAGCAAAACGGTTAATCTAACCAGTAGTGTAACAACTAACCCTGTACAGGCTGCCCTGACCATTGAATGTGATAACGGCAATAGTTACAGTTTAACCGAAATTAATGAGGGTGTGTACCAATTATCAGGCGTGATACTGGATAATACCCGCAAATTCAGGCTGCGGATTACAACAATTGATGACCATAAACAGTACCTTTCTGACTACGAACAGGCAAAGACCGCGCCGCCTATTGATAGTATTGGCTTTATTGTGGGGAACAATAAGCTCCAGCTTTATGCCAATACACATGACGCAAATAACGCGACACACTACTATCGCTTTGATTACGTGGAAACTTGGAAGTTCCATTCAAAATATGATTCAGGGTATATTTCTGATGGCTCAGCTATCGTTCCGCGTACCGCAGATCAGCAGATTTATTTTTGCTTTGCAAACAATGCATCAAGCACCATCCTTTTAGGATCATCGGCTAAATTAACGCAAGATGTGATCTTCCAGGCGCCGCTAACTTCCGTTGAGTCAACCTCTGAGAAAATTGAATTAAGATACAGCATACTTGTTCATGAATATGCCCTAACAGAGAAAGCGTACAAATTTTGGGATAACCTGAAAAAGAATACTGAACAATTAGGAAGTATTTTTGATGCGGAGCCAACCCAGCTTATTGGGAATATACATAACACTGCAGACGCAGCGGAGCCGGTTATTGGCTATATAAGCGCAGGCACTGTTACGTCGAAACGGATATTTATTTCCAGCGAACAGCTACCGCAAACATGGTTGCCGGCTTACCCTTATGATTGTGCGCTGGATTCAGCATGGTACGATAATCCTAAAAGCCATTTAAACCAGGTTGCAGCCTATTTGATTCCCCGGATAGAAATACCGGTGACCCCATACTTTGCAAACGGGAGTATATCGCCGGTTGGTTACCTGGCAACGGGAATTGAGTGCGTTGACTGTACGCTTAGGGGCAGCAAGCAACAGCCGGTATTTTGGAAATAG
- a CDS encoding DUF4249 domain-containing protein, producing the protein MKYQNFYIVFYASVVLVLSCKKPYSPPVTDTANNYLVVEGFINSGADSTMIKLNRTVKLSGNVNVNPELNAVVTVEGDDNTTSALREMPNGVYVSAGLNLNTTHKYRLRIKAAGGREYLSDFVPVVKAPPIDSITYKVQSDGVDINLNTHDVVTNTRYYRWEYDETWIFVSAFQSEYKSNGDTVLRRDLINDEIYTCWRTEHSTVITLGSSAKLSANLISDGPITFISRHSEKIKHKYSILIRQYALTKEAYDFWQILKKNTEQLGSIFDAQPSQLKGNIHAVDNALEPVIGFVSIGSFSVKRAFVDQRNLPAWIDPDDSGCKVNAYLYEYRDPVTGTTVNQVDQYINFNKATRGPIIPVEGIQPPGAPKLQGFSGSTPECVDCTLRGTNKQPGFWQ; encoded by the coding sequence ATGAAATACCAAAACTTTTATATTGTCTTTTACGCATCTGTAGTGTTGGTGTTGAGCTGTAAAAAGCCATATTCACCACCGGTTACTGACACGGCCAACAATTACCTCGTTGTGGAAGGCTTTATAAATAGCGGTGCAGATTCAACCATGATAAAACTAAACCGCACAGTTAAACTTTCGGGTAATGTCAATGTAAACCCTGAACTAAATGCTGTAGTAACAGTTGAAGGGGATGATAATACCACATCCGCTTTGAGAGAAATGCCCAACGGGGTGTATGTATCGGCAGGTTTAAACCTTAACACAACGCATAAATACCGTTTAAGAATAAAAGCTGCCGGTGGCAGAGAATACCTGTCGGATTTTGTACCTGTGGTAAAAGCCCCACCAATTGACAGTATCACCTACAAAGTACAAAGTGACGGTGTAGATATCAATTTAAATACCCATGACGTGGTTACCAACACGCGCTATTACAGGTGGGAGTATGACGAAACCTGGATATTTGTATCAGCTTTTCAATCAGAATACAAATCAAATGGAGATACAGTTTTGCGGCGCGATTTAATAAACGATGAAATTTACACCTGCTGGCGAACCGAACACTCAACTGTGATTACGTTGGGGTCGTCCGCTAAATTATCAGCAAATTTGATCAGCGACGGGCCCATCACTTTTATATCCCGCCACTCTGAAAAAATAAAGCATAAGTACAGTATTTTAATAAGGCAATATGCTTTGACGAAAGAAGCTTATGATTTTTGGCAGATACTTAAAAAGAATACCGAGCAGCTGGGAAGTATTTTTGACGCACAGCCGTCGCAGTTAAAAGGCAATATTCATGCCGTTGATAACGCGCTTGAGCCGGTGATCGGCTTTGTAAGTATAGGTAGCTTTTCGGTGAAACGAGCTTTTGTTGACCAGAGGAATCTGCCTGCCTGGATTGATCCGGACGACAGCGGCTGTAAGGTTAATGCCTATTTGTACGAATATAGGGACCCGGTTACAGGAACGACTGTTAACCAGGTTGATCAATACATTAATTTTAATAAAGCCACGCGCGGGCCTATAATACCGGTTGAAGGAATTCAGCCGCCGGGGGCACCTAAACTTCAGGGTTTTTCAGGCTCGACACCTGAATGTGTTGATTGCACACTGCGGGGCACAAATAAACAACCAGGCTTTTGGCAATGA
- a CDS encoding TonB-dependent receptor: protein MRKIYLASICFLVFLQALSAQQRNTKVFSVNFQQATIAQVVNELESKSTYHFYYDPMQFDSLRVTLQLADKPLENILDQAFKNTNFVYAVNQQQVFLTRGRQIKNELAMGYSRVQTNTQSPQTEPVADYTAEADKKVPDATTENKLYEIGIKTNNIKPGKSILSGYIRDIKSGEAVTGASIYVANTKTGAATDQFGYFSITLPRGRQTLLVRGLGMRDSRRQIILYSDGKLNIEMQEQINSLKEVKISADKVANVRSTDLGVTRLDIKNIKQIPTAFGEADVLKVVLTLPGVTSVGEATTGFNVRGGAADQNLILLDGNTIYNPAHFFGFFAAFNPDIVKDIELYKSSIPEKFGGRLSSVLDITNREGNKKKFTGSAGIGLLTSRLNVEGPLIKDKTSFIFGGRTTYSDWLLKLLPESYKHSQASFYDFNLGISHQINEKNNLYLSGYLSQDKFKLNSDTAYSYSNRNINLKWKHNFNNKLYSLISAGIDRYQYDVSSSANPVNAYDLGFKVNQSNFKTDFTYYLSNKHTLNFGLSSILYKINPGTFEPNGPKSLILPDAVPAEKALESALYLGDKYDVSDNLTISAGVRFNIYNYLGPQTVNNYAPELPREPANILDSTKYGSGSFIKTYMAPDIRVSARYLLSDNLSIKAGYNTLHQYIHLLSNSTSISPTDIYKLSDPNIKPEHGDQVSLGLFKNASANTIEMSVEVYYKRLRNYLDYKSGAVLLLNHHIEQDVINTEGKAYGAEFLLKKTAGKLNGWVSYTYSRTFLRQDDPYAGEFINSGKYYSANYDKPHSVNFNGNYRFTHRYSVSFDVSYSTGRPITLPIAKYEYAGSERVFYSDRNVYRIPDYFRSDFSIIIEGNHKVHQLTHNSWTIGVYNITGRQNAYSTFFTEQSGVISGYKLSIFAAPIPFINYNIRF, encoded by the coding sequence ATGAGAAAAATTTACCTCGCAAGTATTTGCTTCCTGGTTTTTTTACAAGCATTGTCGGCGCAGCAGCGGAATACAAAGGTGTTTAGTGTAAACTTTCAGCAGGCAACCATTGCCCAGGTTGTGAATGAGCTGGAGTCAAAAAGTACTTATCATTTTTACTATGATCCGATGCAATTTGACAGCCTGAGGGTTACCCTTCAACTGGCTGACAAGCCACTTGAAAATATATTAGACCAGGCCTTTAAAAATACAAATTTTGTATATGCTGTTAACCAGCAGCAGGTTTTCTTAACCAGGGGGCGGCAAATAAAAAATGAACTGGCAATGGGATACTCCCGGGTGCAGACAAATACACAATCGCCGCAAACTGAGCCGGTTGCCGATTATACAGCAGAGGCGGATAAGAAAGTTCCCGACGCCACCACCGAGAACAAACTTTATGAAATAGGTATAAAAACCAATAATATAAAACCGGGCAAATCAATATTGAGTGGATATATCAGGGATATCAAGTCGGGCGAGGCCGTTACCGGGGCAAGTATATATGTCGCTAATACAAAAACAGGCGCAGCTACAGATCAGTTTGGATATTTCTCGATAACGCTGCCGCGCGGAAGGCAAACGCTGCTGGTGAGGGGGCTGGGAATGCGCGATAGCAGGCGGCAGATTATCCTTTATTCCGACGGCAAGCTGAACATTGAGATGCAGGAACAGATCAACAGTTTAAAGGAAGTTAAGATCTCTGCAGATAAAGTGGCAAACGTGCGGAGTACCGATTTAGGGGTAACGAGGCTTGATATCAAGAATATTAAACAAATCCCCACAGCATTTGGGGAGGCTGATGTGTTAAAAGTTGTATTAACGCTGCCGGGGGTAACATCAGTAGGCGAAGCTACTACCGGGTTTAACGTTAGGGGTGGGGCTGCCGATCAGAATTTGATATTGCTTGATGGGAATACCATTTATAATCCGGCACACTTTTTTGGCTTTTTTGCCGCCTTTAACCCCGATATTGTGAAGGATATAGAGCTTTATAAAAGCAGTATTCCTGAAAAATTCGGCGGACGCTTATCGTCAGTGCTGGATATTACCAACAGGGAGGGAAACAAAAAGAAGTTTACCGGATCAGCAGGGATTGGTCTGCTCACCAGCAGGTTAAATGTAGAGGGACCGCTAATTAAAGATAAAACTTCGTTTATCTTTGGTGGGCGTACTACCTACTCCGACTGGCTGCTGAAGTTGCTGCCTGAATCGTATAAGCATAGCCAGGCATCTTTTTATGATTTTAATTTGGGCATCAGTCATCAAATTAATGAAAAAAACAACCTGTATCTGAGCGGCTACCTGAGCCAGGATAAGTTTAAGCTGAATAGCGATACCGCTTATTCCTACAGTAACCGTAACATTAATCTAAAATGGAAGCATAATTTCAACAATAAGTTATACAGCTTAATATCTGCCGGTATTGACAGGTACCAGTATGATGTGTCGAGCAGTGCAAACCCTGTTAATGCTTACGACCTGGGATTCAAGGTCAACCAGTCAAACTTCAAAACAGACTTTACGTACTACCTAAGCAATAAACATACTTTAAACTTTGGCTTAAGTTCAATCCTTTATAAAATTAACCCTGGTACATTTGAGCCCAATGGGCCAAAGTCGTTGATATTACCAGATGCGGTACCTGCCGAGAAAGCTTTGGAAAGCGCTTTATATTTAGGTGATAAATATGATGTTTCAGATAATTTAACCATTAGTGCCGGCGTAAGGTTTAATATTTATAATTACCTGGGCCCGCAAACGGTGAACAACTACGCGCCTGAGTTGCCAAGAGAACCCGCCAATATACTTGACAGTACAAAATACGGAAGCGGTAGTTTTATTAAAACCTATATGGCACCCGATATCAGGGTTTCGGCCCGGTACTTGTTAAGCGATAATTTATCAATAAAAGCAGGTTATAATACGCTGCATCAATATATTCACCTGTTATCAAATTCAACTTCAATATCGCCAACAGATATTTATAAGTTAAGTGACCCTAACATTAAGCCCGAACATGGCGACCAGGTATCATTGGGACTTTTCAAGAATGCCAGCGCTAATACCATTGAAATGTCGGTAGAGGTGTATTACAAAAGGTTGAGGAATTATCTTGACTATAAAAGTGGTGCGGTACTGCTGTTGAACCATCACATTGAACAGGATGTAATTAATACAGAGGGCAAGGCATACGGAGCTGAGTTTTTACTTAAAAAAACAGCTGGTAAATTAAATGGCTGGGTAAGCTATACCTATTCGCGTACTTTCCTGCGGCAGGATGACCCATATGCCGGGGAGTTTATAAACAGCGGGAAATACTATTCTGCCAATTACGACAAGCCACATTCCGTTAATTTTAATGGCAATTACCGCTTTACACATCGCTACAGTGTTTCGTTTGATGTTTCATACAGTACAGGCAGGCCTATAACACTGCCAATTGCCAAATATGAATATGCGGGATCGGAACGGGTGTTTTACTCAGACCGGAATGTGTACCGAATCCCGGATTACTTCAGGTCTGATTTTTCGATAATTATTGAAGGAAACCACAAGGTGCACCAGTTAACCCATAATTCATGGACCATTGGTGTTTATAACATAACGGGGAGGCAAAATGCGTATTCCACATTTTTTACAGAGCAAAGCGGCGTGATCAGTGGTTATAAACTCTCGATTTTTGCCGCGCCAATTCCATTTATTAACTATAACATAAGGTTTTGA
- the infB gene encoding translation initiation factor IF-2: MSEDKSIKLFTAAKELNIGTGTIVDFLATKGYKVQKHPTTLLDGDMYGALLKEFAVDKIIKEEAKQISIGKIRKEEPVQFPEKPAENRRSRDFENEEILIKGIGSHYNAPPQTEKPKPVEPPKQPEKVEEQHNGVLPGVKIVGKIDLDNLNAKPAPVEKPVAKIADEVVKSEPIAVPEPPQPEPVKEVQKEVIPEVPKAEEVKVAEVKVPEVKPEEVKKEEAPVVAAPVEPVAVAVEPAPVTEAPVASGEPQEPEVIRAKAERLTGPNVIGKIQLPVNAPKRNPVASSSNTNSAADHKRKRKRKDNQGPGFNNQGSQQNNTASLPPNPPGSQQAHGGNRPDFRNRGNNPGAGGPNQGGGGNRPDFRNNRNTTPSTGPKEEPSEKDIQDQIKATLARLSGAGKSGKFAQRAKFRRQKRDDVAATAEELAMENELQSKVLKVTEFVTANELASMMDVSVTQIISTCMSLGMFVSINQRLDAETLSIVADEFGYQIEFVKPQDEEGSLDQPDDPEDLVPRAPIVTIMGHVDHGKTSLLDFIRKTNVIGGEAGGITQHIGAYEVTLPDDKGKITFLDTPGHEAFTAMRARGAQVTDIVIIVIAADDSVMPQTREAINHAQAAGAPIIFAFNKIDKPGANADKVREQLSAMNILVEEWGGKYQSQEISAKTGLNVDLLLEKVLLEAELLELKANPNKRAVGTVIEAALDKGRGIVTTILVQAGRLKVGDPILAGCYSGRVKALTNERGQRVESAGPSTPVQVLGMQGAPTAGDKFNVLESEVEAREIANKRLQLQREQGLRTQKHITLDEIGRRLAVGNFKELNIIVKGDVDGSIEALSDSLLKLSTEQIQVNVISKAVGQISESDVLLASASDAIIIGFQVRPSGGARKLAEAEQIDIRLYSIIYDAINEIKAAMEGMLAPTFEEKIVANVEIRETFKISKVGTIAGCMVLDGKITRNSKIRIVREGVVIYTGELASLKRFKDDVKEVSANYECGLNIQNFNNIEVGDIVEAYENVEVKRKL, translated from the coding sequence ATGTCAGAAGACAAATCCATAAAATTATTTACAGCAGCAAAAGAGCTGAATATCGGTACAGGTACTATCGTTGACTTTTTGGCAACGAAAGGGTATAAGGTACAAAAACACCCTACTACCCTGCTTGATGGCGATATGTACGGCGCACTTTTGAAAGAATTTGCTGTAGATAAAATTATTAAGGAGGAAGCTAAGCAGATCAGTATCGGCAAGATACGGAAGGAAGAGCCTGTACAGTTTCCCGAAAAACCAGCAGAGAACCGCCGTTCGCGCGATTTTGAAAATGAAGAGATCCTTATTAAAGGTATCGGCAGTCATTACAACGCGCCGCCACAAACTGAAAAGCCAAAACCTGTTGAGCCGCCAAAGCAACCTGAAAAGGTCGAAGAGCAGCATAACGGTGTTTTGCCTGGCGTTAAGATAGTTGGCAAGATAGACCTTGATAACCTGAATGCTAAACCCGCACCGGTTGAAAAACCTGTTGCTAAAATAGCTGACGAGGTTGTTAAGTCAGAGCCAATAGCAGTTCCTGAACCACCCCAGCCAGAGCCGGTAAAAGAAGTTCAAAAGGAAGTAATTCCTGAAGTTCCTAAAGCTGAAGAGGTTAAGGTAGCTGAAGTTAAGGTGCCGGAGGTTAAGCCGGAGGAGGTTAAAAAGGAAGAGGCACCCGTTGTTGCTGCGCCGGTTGAACCCGTTGCAGTCGCAGTTGAGCCTGCTCCTGTAACTGAAGCACCTGTTGCAAGCGGTGAGCCGCAGGAACCGGAAGTGATTCGTGCAAAGGCCGAACGCTTAACAGGGCCTAACGTTATTGGTAAGATCCAGTTGCCGGTTAATGCGCCAAAACGCAACCCGGTAGCCTCGTCATCAAATACCAATAGTGCAGCAGACCATAAACGCAAACGAAAACGTAAAGATAACCAGGGACCAGGGTTTAATAACCAGGGAAGCCAGCAAAATAATACCGCCAGTCTCCCGCCAAATCCTCCGGGATCGCAGCAGGCGCACGGTGGTAATCGTCCGGATTTCAGGAACAGGGGTAACAACCCAGGTGCCGGCGGCCCTAACCAGGGTGGCGGCGGTAATCGTCCGGATTTCAGGAATAACCGTAATACAACACCAAGTACAGGTCCGAAGGAAGAACCTTCAGAAAAAGATATCCAGGATCAAATTAAGGCAACGTTAGCGCGCCTTAGTGGAGCCGGTAAATCGGGCAAGTTTGCTCAGCGTGCAAAATTCCGTCGTCAAAAACGTGATGATGTAGCTGCAACTGCCGAAGAACTGGCAATGGAGAATGAACTGCAATCAAAAGTATTAAAGGTTACAGAGTTTGTAACTGCTAATGAGTTGGCCTCTATGATGGATGTATCTGTAACGCAGATTATATCTACCTGTATGAGCCTGGGCATGTTCGTTTCCATTAACCAAAGGCTTGATGCGGAAACACTGAGCATTGTTGCCGATGAATTTGGTTACCAGATTGAATTTGTAAAACCACAGGATGAGGAAGGCAGTCTTGACCAGCCGGATGATCCGGAAGATTTGGTTCCAAGGGCACCGATCGTTACCATTATGGGTCACGTTGACCACGGTAAAACATCATTGCTCGATTTTATCCGTAAAACCAACGTTATAGGCGGCGAGGCCGGGGGGATTACCCAGCACATTGGCGCTTATGAGGTAACTTTGCCAGATGATAAAGGAAAAATAACATTCTTGGATACACCGGGTCACGAGGCGTTTACCGCTATGCGTGCCAGGGGAGCCCAGGTAACAGATATTGTAATTATAGTAATTGCAGCCGATGACAGCGTGATGCCGCAAACCCGTGAGGCCATAAACCACGCGCAGGCAGCCGGTGCGCCAATCATCTTTGCTTTCAATAAAATTGACAAACCAGGTGCAAACGCGGATAAGGTGCGCGAGCAATTATCAGCAATGAATATTTTGGTTGAAGAATGGGGCGGTAAATACCAGTCGCAGGAAATTTCAGCTAAAACCGGTTTAAATGTTGACCTGTTGTTAGAGAAAGTATTACTTGAAGCGGAGTTGCTTGAACTTAAAGCTAACCCGAATAAACGTGCAGTAGGTACGGTTATAGAGGCTGCTTTAGATAAAGGCCGTGGTATTGTTACTACTATATTGGTACAGGCTGGAAGGTTAAAAGTGGGAGACCCTATACTTGCAGGCTGTTACAGCGGGCGCGTTAAGGCGTTAACCAACGAACGCGGACAACGCGTTGAATCTGCAGGCCCGTCAACACCGGTACAGGTGTTGGGTATGCAGGGGGCACCAACCGCCGGTGATAAATTTAACGTACTTGAAAGTGAAGTGGAAGCCCGTGAAATTGCGAACAAACGTTTACAATTACAACGCGAGCAAGGGTTACGTACACAAAAACACATTACACTTGATGAAATTGGCCGCCGTTTGGCAGTTGGTAACTTTAAGGAACTTAATATTATTGTTAAGGGTGATGTGGATGGATCAATTGAAGCATTGTCGGATTCGTTATTGAAACTTTCAACCGAACAGATCCAGGTTAACGTGATTTCGAAGGCTGTAGGTCAAATCTCTGAATCAGATGTGTTATTGGCATCGGCTTCTGATGCGATTATTATCGGCTTTCAGGTTCGTCCTTCCGGTGGTGCCCGTAAGCTTGCCGAGGCAGAGCAGATAGACATCAGGCTTTACTCGATCATTTACGACGCGATAAATGAAATTAAGGCTGCAATGGAAGGAATGCTTGCACCAACTTTTGAAGAGAAGATTGTTGCGAATGTTGAGATCCGTGAAACGTTCAAGATCAGTAAGGTGGGCACTATTGCCGGCTGTATGGTTCTTGATGGTAAGATTACACGTAACAGCAAGATCCGCATTGTTCGCGAAGGTGTTGTAATTTATACAGGTGAACTTGCTTCTTTAAAACGCTTTAAAGATGACGTTAAAGAGGTTTCGGCCAATTACGAGTGCGGTTTAAATATCCAGAACTTTAATAACATTGAAGTTGGCGATATTGTTGAAGCCTACGAGAACGTAGAAGTTAAGCGTAAGCTGTAA
- the nusA gene encoding transcription termination factor NusA → MSNINLIDSFQEFKDFKNIDRPTMMSVLEDVFRSMIRKKYGTDENCDVIVNTDNGDLEIWRTRKVMEDGFSEDDDLEIELAEAKLLDPTLEVGDEHIEQITLESFGRRAILAARQTLVSKILELEKDEIFKKYKDRVGEIVTGEVYQVWKKETLVLDDEGNELLLPKSEQIPADYFKKGDSVKAVVDKVDMMNSNPKIIISRTAPEFLQRLFEQEVPEIFDGLITIKKIVREPGERAKVAVESYDDRIDPVGACVGMKGSRIHGIVRELKNENIDVINYTNNLQLYIQRALSPAKITSIKLDDEKKTAAVYLKPDQVSLAIGRGGHNIKLAGKLTGYEIDVYREADETDEDVDIEEFTDEIDSWIIDEFKRIGLDTAKSVLALTVGELVKRTDLEEETVKEVLSILQAEFE, encoded by the coding sequence ATGAGCAATATTAATTTAATTGATTCTTTTCAGGAATTTAAAGATTTCAAGAACATCGATCGCCCAACGATGATGAGTGTGCTGGAAGACGTTTTCAGAAGCATGATCAGGAAAAAATATGGCACCGACGAAAATTGCGACGTAATTGTCAATACGGACAACGGTGACTTAGAGATCTGGCGTACCCGAAAGGTTATGGAAGATGGTTTTAGTGAGGATGATGACCTGGAGATTGAGCTTGCGGAAGCGAAATTATTAGACCCAACCCTGGAAGTTGGCGACGAACATATTGAGCAGATAACTTTAGAAAGCTTTGGCCGCCGCGCTATATTAGCAGCACGCCAAACCCTTGTATCTAAAATTTTAGAGCTTGAGAAAGATGAGATCTTTAAAAAATATAAAGACCGCGTTGGTGAAATTGTTACCGGTGAAGTTTACCAGGTTTGGAAAAAAGAAACACTGGTGCTTGATGATGAAGGCAATGAGTTATTACTGCCAAAATCAGAACAGATCCCGGCAGACTACTTTAAAAAGGGCGACAGCGTAAAAGCTGTTGTTGATAAGGTAGATATGATGAACAGCAACCCAAAGATCATTATATCCCGCACCGCACCTGAATTCTTGCAGCGTTTGTTTGAGCAGGAAGTGCCGGAGATTTTTGACGGACTGATCACCATTAAAAAAATTGTACGCGAACCGGGCGAGCGCGCTAAGGTTGCAGTTGAATCATACGATGATCGTATTGATCCGGTTGGAGCCTGTGTGGGTATGAAAGGATCGCGCATACATGGTATTGTACGTGAGTTGAAAAACGAAAATATTGATGTTATAAACTACACCAATAATTTACAATTGTATATTCAGCGTGCATTATCCCCGGCCAAAATCACTTCTATTAAATTAGATGATGAGAAAAAAACGGCCGCTGTTTATTTAAAACCCGACCAGGTTTCGCTAGCAATTGGCCGTGGCGGACACAATATTAAACTTGCAGGGAAACTTACGGGTTATGAAATTGATGTTTACCGCGAAGCGGACGAAACTGATGAAGATGTTGATATTGAGGAATTTACTGACGAAATTGACAGCTGGATTATTGATGAATTTAAGCGTATTGGCTTAGATACTGCAAAATCTGTACTGGCATTAACAGTAGGTGAACTGGTAAAACGCACAGACCTGGAAGAAGAAACTGTAAAAGAAGTGTTATCAATTCTGCAGGCGGAGTTTGAATAA
- the rimP gene encoding ribosome assembly cofactor RimP: MNIEKRVKQLVEEKIADKPNLFLVDVKMHSNGKLMILVDGDNGIGIDECVAISRHVGFHLEEENVIETAYNLEVSSPGVDFPLASVRQYAKNIGRTLAIKMADGGKREGKLTGITEDAIIIEEKIKEKGKKAETVESVIPIDKITEAKVLISFK; encoded by the coding sequence ATGAATATTGAGAAAAGAGTAAAGCAACTGGTTGAAGAAAAGATAGCCGATAAGCCAAACCTGTTTTTAGTGGATGTAAAAATGCACAGTAACGGGAAGCTGATGATATTGGTTGATGGTGATAATGGTATTGGCATTGATGAATGTGTGGCCATAAGCAGGCATGTAGGCTTCCATTTGGAAGAGGAGAATGTAATAGAAACTGCTTATAATCTTGAGGTTTCATCGCCAGGAGTTGATTTTCCGCTGGCTTCGGTCAGGCAATATGCCAAAAACATTGGCCGTACATTAGCTATAAAAATGGCTGACGGCGGCAAACGGGAAGGCAAGCTTACCGGCATTACGGAAGACGCAATTATAATTGAAGAAAAAATAAAAGAAAAAGGGAAAAAAGCTGAAACTGTTGAAAGCGTGATCCCTATTGATAAAATAACAGAGGCAAAAGTTTTAATATCATTCAAGTAG